The DNA window TGGACCGGACGACGGTGCCGTCTCTCGAACGAACGCCTTGCTGATACGCCAGACCACGAAGCCCACTATGAGGAAGTTCAGCAACACTGAAAGAAAGTCGCCGACGCCGAACTTCACCGCGCCAACGTCGAGCGTCGCCTTCTGCCAGGATCCCCCTGGAGTGAGCGCCGCGACGATCGGCATGACGAAATCGTCGACGACGGCAGTCACGACTT is part of the Gemmatimonadaceae bacterium genome and encodes:
- a CDS encoding MscL family protein, translated to MLREFKAFILKENVLALAIAVVLGAAFGKVVTAVVDDFVMPIVAALTPGGSWQKATLDVGAVKFGVGDFLSVLLNFLIVGFVVWRISKAFVRETAPSSGPLTKTCVYCRMTIDPEASRCPHCTSDLGALGGVATSRLPAG